A DNA window from Paenibacillus andongensis contains the following coding sequences:
- a CDS encoding GNAT family N-acetyltransferase — MFRECHMHEVQHLIQEYVRTLSSPFDSFLEEHIRGSAFYLIIDGLEEVGYYAIHNDQLLSQFFIRPFYQKHAQELLDQVIAKHAVKSLFVPTCDELFVSLALDKDFTITKQAYFFQDSRVKIPEDNAFDGDIFAIASLDELLQIQQTCGDFLDHYARRIENGEIFTYYRGSDLLGIGVLEKSSMLVGMASIGMFTNESYRKQGIGRSIILKLKAWCYESDLTPICGCWYYNEASKRTLESAGMFTRTRLLNVKVTPR, encoded by the coding sequence ATGTTTAGAGAATGCCATATGCATGAAGTGCAGCATCTCATTCAAGAATATGTTCGTACGCTATCTTCGCCTTTTGATTCTTTTTTGGAGGAGCATATTCGCGGGTCTGCTTTTTATTTGATTATAGATGGATTAGAAGAAGTCGGCTATTATGCGATTCACAACGATCAGCTGCTTTCTCAATTTTTCATCCGGCCATTCTATCAAAAGCATGCTCAAGAGCTTTTAGATCAAGTGATTGCAAAGCATGCTGTAAAGTCTCTATTCGTTCCAACCTGTGACGAACTATTCGTTAGTCTAGCTTTAGATAAGGATTTTACGATAACGAAGCAGGCTTATTTTTTTCAAGATAGTCGGGTGAAAATACCGGAGGATAACGCATTCGATGGTGATATTTTCGCTATTGCTAGTTTAGATGAACTTTTACAAATCCAGCAGACTTGCGGGGATTTTCTCGATCATTATGCTAGAAGGATTGAGAACGGAGAAATATTCACGTATTATCGCGGGTCCGACTTACTTGGTATCGGCGTTCTTGAAAAAAGCAGCATGCTCGTGGGAATGGCGAGTATAGGCATGTTTACGAATGAATCCTATCGAAAACAAGGCATTGGGCGTAGCATCATTTTGAAATTAAAAGCGTGGTGTTATGAGAGCGATTTAACACCGATCTGCGGATGCTGGTATTACAATGAGGCGTCCAAACGGACGTTAGAAAGTGCGGGCATGTTTACCAGAACCAGGTTGTTAAACGTAAAGGTGACGCCTCGTTAA
- a CDS encoding cyclase family protein has translation MKLIDLSVPISPRIREPLPAKIEYANHEAGALQAAAALGLKQEDFPESKAWATETVTLNTHAGTHIDAPWHYWPTSEGKQARTIDELPLEWFYSDGVVLDFSTKQPGYEITTDDLKAELKRIEYTLKPYDIVLIRSDADKRLYHEHYAFLHAGVSAEATLWLLDQGVKVVGTDGWGWDIPLNLQAEAYKKQPRDGVLWAAHYVGKDREYCQIEKLANLEKIPKPFGFKVCCFPIKVEKASAGWTRPVAIVEE, from the coding sequence ATGAAGCTTATCGACTTAAGCGTGCCGATTAGTCCACGCATCCGCGAGCCTCTACCGGCGAAGATCGAGTATGCGAACCATGAGGCCGGTGCACTGCAAGCGGCGGCAGCACTCGGGCTTAAGCAGGAAGATTTTCCGGAAAGCAAAGCATGGGCGACGGAAACGGTAACCCTGAATACGCATGCGGGTACTCATATCGACGCGCCATGGCATTACTGGCCGACTTCGGAAGGGAAGCAGGCAAGAACGATTGACGAACTGCCGCTCGAATGGTTTTATTCCGACGGTGTAGTACTCGATTTCAGCACGAAACAGCCAGGTTACGAGATTACGACGGACGATCTGAAAGCCGAGTTGAAACGGATCGAGTATACATTGAAACCGTACGATATTGTACTCATCCGGAGCGATGCGGACAAACGGTTGTACCACGAACATTATGCGTTTCTACACGCCGGGGTATCTGCCGAAGCTACGCTTTGGCTACTGGATCAAGGCGTCAAGGTAGTTGGTACTGACGGCTGGGGCTGGGATATCCCGCTCAACCTGCAAGCTGAAGCGTACAAAAAGCAGCCAAGGGACGGCGTCCTGTGGGCAGCGCATTATGTCGGCAAGGACCGGGAATATTGCCAGATCGAGAAACTTGCCAATTTGGAAAAAATTCCGAAGCCGTTCGGCTTCAAAGTATGCTGCTTTCCGATCAAAGTGGAAAAGGCGAGTGCGGGCTGGACACGTCCGGTCGCAATCGTGGAGGAATGA
- a CDS encoding SGNH/GDSL hydrolase family protein, which produces MNWWKLGLAFSLIFSLPLPVSSFGKTDDSIQTFYQSSKSGKLINFVGDSTTEAAQGLYEQLAQIYGAPGGVLEGARIRNRGSSGNTLHNFVNQIATHGNTLDNVIQDQADLYVISYGINDIRESSPKQIKADLKLVVDRLLNETHGGVLLRIPNPFLSVNHWSYIHLDIENAQLYSDQLWDVYQSFRDYDPRVDILDIPSLVFGRQVRPEHPFMQDTIHPNESGYRAIADAVAQKISGQLVKPNSEALKLN; this is translated from the coding sequence ATGAACTGGTGGAAGCTCGGTTTGGCGTTCTCCTTGATCTTCTCGCTACCGCTTCCTGTTTCGTCCTTCGGCAAGACGGACGATTCGATTCAAACGTTCTATCAGAGCTCCAAATCAGGTAAGCTCATCAACTTCGTCGGCGATAGTACGACAGAAGCGGCGCAGGGACTATATGAACAGCTGGCACAGATTTATGGGGCTCCCGGAGGCGTTCTGGAAGGGGCACGAATCCGCAACCGTGGCTCCAGCGGTAATACACTGCATAATTTTGTTAACCAAATCGCTACCCACGGCAACACTCTCGACAATGTGATTCAAGACCAGGCAGACTTGTATGTCATTTCTTATGGAATCAACGACATTCGAGAAAGCAGCCCTAAGCAAATTAAAGCTGATCTGAAGCTCGTCGTGGACAGGCTCTTGAATGAAACGCACGGTGGGGTGCTGCTGCGCATACCGAATCCATTCTTGTCAGTGAATCACTGGAGCTATATTCATCTAGATATTGAGAACGCGCAGCTTTACTCCGATCAACTTTGGGACGTGTATCAAAGCTTCCGAGACTATGATCCTCGCGTCGATATTCTCGATATCCCCAGCCTCGTATTTGGACGTCAGGTTCGGCCGGAACATCCTTTCATGCAGGATACAATCCATCCGAATGAATCTGGTTACCGGGCGATCGCCGATGCAGTCGCTCAGAAAATATCCGGCCAGCTGGTCAAGCCGAATTCAGAGGCTTTAAAACTAAATTGA
- a CDS encoding aldo/keto reductase → MSRKHIITSVENSLRRLKTDYLDFYQAHQFDPSTPMDEAKLLLNKQ, encoded by the coding sequence TTGAGTAGGAAGCATATCATAACATCCGTAGAGAATAGCCTCCGCCGTCTAAAAACGGACTATCTCGACTTCTATCAAGCTCATCAATTTGACCCAAGCACACCTATGGATGAGGCGAAACTATTGCTCAATAAACAATAG
- a CDS encoding FMN-dependent NADH-azoreductase: protein MSKVLFVKANNRPVEQAVSVKLYEAFLKSYVDSHPEDQVTELDLFQAHLPYLDATMINGAFKFSQGMPITPEEKQVTDIATKYLDQFLAADKIVIGFPLWNLAVPAVLHTYIDYLNRAGTTFKYTPDGPVGLATGKKVALLNARGGYYSEGEAASSEMAVNFVVRNLQLFGIREITKVIAEGHNKSPKLREKIIEDAIQLAVETAKTF, encoded by the coding sequence ATGAGCAAGGTTTTATTCGTAAAAGCAAATAATCGTCCAGTAGAACAAGCGGTAAGTGTTAAATTGTATGAAGCCTTTTTGAAAAGTTATGTGGATTCCCATCCTGAAGATCAGGTGACTGAGCTTGATTTATTTCAAGCGCACCTGCCTTACTTGGATGCTACCATGATTAACGGAGCATTTAAATTCAGTCAGGGCATGCCTATCACTCCTGAGGAAAAGCAGGTAACAGATATTGCAACCAAATACCTGGATCAATTTTTGGCCGCGGACAAGATTGTCATCGGTTTTCCACTTTGGAATCTTGCCGTTCCTGCAGTCTTGCATACGTATATCGATTATTTGAATCGTGCTGGAACCACCTTTAAATATACACCGGATGGTCCCGTCGGATTGGCAACTGGAAAAAAGGTGGCGTTATTAAATGCTCGAGGAGGTTACTATTCAGAGGGAGAGGCAGCTTCATCAGAAATGGCGGTCAATTTTGTAGTAAGGAATTTACAATTATTCGGTATTCGAGAAATAACGAAGGTTATTGCTGAAGGCCATAACAAGTCTCCGAAACTGAGGGAGAAAATAATCGAAGACGCCATTCAACTGGCTGTTGAAACGGCGAAAACTTTTTAA